One part of the Microlunatus elymi genome encodes these proteins:
- a CDS encoding metallophosphoesterase, with product MTAEASNHTARSAATVAGADRDVDAEPLFRFGLLADVQYADDDPRPQIDRYYRYSLGKLAEAITEFNRHELAFVVHLGDLVDHDLENLPPVLNLLRQSTAPVRQVLGNHDFLSRTGPNGVSAEADVFSAFGLERPYYAFDVAGWRFLVLNTNEVGVIAAEPQTERWLQGRQLLDRLAAEKRPNANAWNGTIGPEQTGWLEDQIEDAGTHGLRAAILAHHPVFPDHGDNLLDDHRMRERLPDFPALKVWFNGHQHQGGYGEHGGVNYLTLCGMVQTRRNAYAIAEVYHDRIEIIGFDREPTRTLKINS from the coding sequence GTGACCGCTGAAGCGTCCAACCACACCGCACGATCAGCCGCGACGGTGGCCGGGGCCGACCGGGATGTCGACGCCGAGCCGCTGTTCCGATTCGGGTTGCTGGCCGACGTGCAGTACGCGGACGACGACCCTCGCCCTCAGATCGACCGCTACTACCGATATTCCCTCGGCAAACTGGCGGAGGCGATCACCGAGTTCAACCGGCACGAGCTCGCCTTCGTCGTCCACCTCGGTGATCTTGTCGATCATGATCTGGAAAATCTGCCACCGGTGCTCAACCTGCTCCGGCAGTCGACCGCCCCGGTGCGGCAGGTGCTCGGCAATCACGACTTCCTGTCACGAACCGGCCCGAACGGCGTCTCGGCCGAAGCTGACGTCTTCAGCGCCTTCGGGCTCGAACGGCCCTACTACGCCTTCGACGTCGCCGGCTGGCGTTTCCTGGTGCTGAACACGAACGAGGTCGGCGTGATCGCCGCCGAACCGCAGACCGAACGCTGGCTGCAGGGCCGGCAACTTCTCGATCGGCTGGCCGCGGAGAAACGCCCCAACGCCAACGCGTGGAACGGCACCATCGGCCCGGAGCAGACCGGCTGGCTGGAAGATCAGATCGAGGACGCCGGGACGCACGGTTTGCGGGCGGCGATCCTGGCACATCACCCGGTCTTTCCCGATCACGGTGACAACCTGCTCGATGATCATCGGATGCGCGAACGGCTGCCCGACTTCCCCGCACTGAAGGTCTGGTTCAACGGTCACCAGCATCAAGGCGGCTACGGCGAGCACGGAGGCGTCAACTACCTGACGCTCTGCGGGATGGTGCAGACTCGCCGCAACGCCTACGCGATCGCCGAGGTCTACCATGACCGGATCGAGATCATCGGCTTCGACCGTGAGCCGACTCGTACCCTCAAGATCAACTCCTGA
- a CDS encoding endonuclease/exonuclease/phosphatase family protein, whose amino-acid sequence MPTELTVMSFNIHHGEGTDDVLSLSRIAEVIKIADVIGLQEVDRHYGERSDNADQAAELAALLGYHVVFGANIDDDPPADGEPRMQYGTAILSRHPILSWSNDRLTGSAEDEPRGLLRATIDVDGTEFGFANVHLAVESDAARRAQAEQIIGLIDHDRPSVLVGDFNAEPDAPELTSLIAALSDTWSGDGDPSTYPSDQPMERIDLILSTPAVRTVAARIVDSDPTASDHRPVLARIIIG is encoded by the coding sequence ATGCCCACCGAATTGACCGTGATGTCGTTCAACATCCATCACGGCGAGGGAACCGACGACGTGCTCTCGCTCTCCCGGATCGCCGAGGTGATCAAGATCGCCGACGTGATCGGTCTGCAGGAGGTCGACCGGCACTACGGCGAACGCAGTGACAACGCCGACCAGGCCGCCGAACTCGCTGCCCTGTTGGGATATCACGTCGTCTTCGGCGCCAACATCGACGACGATCCACCGGCCGACGGCGAGCCGCGGATGCAGTACGGCACGGCGATCCTGTCCCGTCATCCGATCCTCTCCTGGAGCAACGATCGACTGACCGGGTCCGCGGAGGACGAGCCGCGCGGACTGCTCCGGGCGACCATCGACGTCGACGGTACGGAGTTCGGGTTCGCCAACGTCCACCTGGCAGTCGAATCCGACGCGGCCCGGCGAGCCCAGGCGGAGCAGATCATCGGCCTGATCGACCACGACCGGCCGAGTGTCCTGGTCGGCGACTTCAACGCCGAACCGGACGCCCCAGAGCTCACGTCCTTGATCGCCGCGCTGTCCGACACCTGGTCCGGCGACGGCGATCCGTCCACCTATCCGTCCGACCAACCGATGGAGCGGATCGATCTGATCTTGTCCACGCCGGCGGTCCGGACGGTGGCCGCCCGGATCGTCGACAGTGACCCGACCGCATCCGATCACCGCCCCGTACTGGCAAGGATCATCATCGGCTAA
- a CDS encoding thiolase family protein: MSRQTSAYLYDAVRTPFGKIGGALAGVRPDDLGAVVITSLLERGLDAEAVDEVIFGNANGAGEENRNVGRMSSLLAGLPTSVPASTVNRLCGSSLDAAMIASRTIETGDAEVIIAGGVESMSRAPWVLPKPSRPYPAGDVTAVSTTLGWRLINPRMPKEWTASLGEANEQLQQKFGISRQRQDAFALTSHERATLAWRQGKYEKLITGAPLLAEYGAELAMDETIRPNSSAESLAKLKPAFGTDGTITAGNASSLNDGAAATLIGSEHAAERLGSAPQARIAGRGVMALDPQLFGYAPVEAANRALARAGIGWADVGVVELNEAFAVQSLACIDAWGVDPEIVNQWGGAIAIGHPLGASGGRILGTLVAIMKEQDQQWGVAAICIGVGQGLAVVLENEEAVS; this comes from the coding sequence GTGAGCAGGCAGACGTCCGCCTATCTGTACGACGCGGTTCGGACTCCGTTCGGGAAGATCGGCGGCGCACTGGCCGGCGTACGGCCGGATGATCTTGGTGCTGTCGTGATCACCTCATTGCTCGAACGAGGGCTCGACGCCGAGGCGGTGGACGAGGTGATCTTCGGCAACGCCAACGGCGCCGGCGAGGAGAATCGCAACGTCGGCCGGATGTCGTCTCTGCTGGCCGGGTTGCCGACCAGCGTGCCCGCGAGCACCGTGAACCGGCTCTGCGGCTCGAGCCTGGACGCCGCGATGATCGCATCCCGGACGATCGAGACCGGCGACGCGGAGGTGATCATCGCCGGCGGCGTCGAGTCGATGAGCCGGGCTCCGTGGGTGCTTCCCAAACCGTCGAGGCCCTACCCTGCCGGCGATGTCACTGCGGTTTCGACCACGCTCGGCTGGCGGCTGATCAATCCTCGGATGCCGAAGGAGTGGACCGCCTCACTCGGCGAGGCCAATGAACAGCTGCAGCAGAAGTTCGGCATCTCCCGGCAACGTCAGGACGCGTTCGCGCTCACGTCGCACGAACGCGCGACGCTGGCCTGGCGACAGGGCAAATACGAGAAGTTGATCACCGGGGCGCCGCTGCTGGCCGAGTACGGCGCCGAGTTGGCCATGGACGAGACCATCCGGCCGAACAGTTCGGCGGAGTCGCTGGCCAAGCTGAAACCCGCCTTCGGTACGGACGGCACGATCACGGCGGGCAACGCGTCCTCGCTGAACGACGGCGCGGCCGCGACGCTGATCGGATCCGAGCACGCGGCCGAACGACTCGGCAGTGCACCGCAGGCGAGGATCGCCGGCCGGGGTGTAATGGCGCTGGATCCGCAACTGTTCGGCTACGCCCCGGTGGAGGCGGCGAATCGGGCGTTGGCCCGTGCCGGGATCGGCTGGGCCGATGTCGGCGTGGTCGAACTCAACGAGGCGTTCGCGGTGCAGTCGCTGGCCTGCATCGACGCCTGGGGCGTCGATCCCGAGATCGTCAACCAGTGGGGCGGGGCGATCGCGATCGGTCATCCGCTGGGCGCCTCCGGCGGTCGCATCCTCGGCACCCTCGTCGCGATCATGAAGGAGCAAGATCAACAGTGGGGCGTGGCCGCGATCTGCATCGGTGTCGGCCAGGGACTGGCCGTGGTGTTGGAAAACGAGGAGGCCGTCTCATGA
- a CDS encoding 3-oxoacid CoA-transferase subunit B → MSDTTRTCEHLDRGPLGRDEIAALVAADIPTGSYVNLGIGQPTKVADHLTAEQRVTLHTENGMLGMGSAATGDQIDPDLINAGKLPVTELPGASYFHHADSFAMMRGGHLDVCVLGAFQVSATGDLANWHTGAPDAIPAVGGAMDLAIGAKDVYVIMSLFGKDGRAKLVPSCTYPLTGVGCVSRIYTESSVFLITDDGPVVRDTYGIGFDDLAGRLDVEPRRVEDAG, encoded by the coding sequence GTGAGCGATACAACTCGTACTTGTGAACATCTCGATCGCGGTCCGCTCGGCCGGGACGAGATCGCAGCTCTGGTCGCCGCAGACATCCCGACCGGGTCGTACGTGAATCTCGGCATCGGGCAACCGACCAAGGTCGCCGATCACCTGACGGCCGAGCAGCGGGTCACGTTGCACACCGAGAACGGCATGCTCGGCATGGGCTCGGCGGCGACCGGTGATCAGATCGATCCGGATTTGATCAACGCCGGCAAGTTGCCGGTGACCGAACTGCCCGGGGCGTCGTACTTCCATCACGCCGATTCGTTCGCGATGATGCGCGGCGGGCATCTCGATGTCTGTGTGCTGGGCGCCTTTCAGGTCTCGGCTACGGGCGACCTGGCCAACTGGCACACCGGTGCCCCGGACGCGATTCCCGCTGTCGGCGGCGCGATGGATCTGGCCATCGGCGCCAAGGACGTGTACGTGATCATGTCGCTGTTCGGCAAGGACGGAAGGGCCAAACTGGTACCGTCCTGCACTTATCCGCTGACCGGCGTCGGCTGTGTCAGCCGGATCTACACCGAGTCGTCGGTGTTCCTGATCACCGATGACGGACCGGTCGTCCGGGACACCTACGGGATCGGCTTCGATGATCTTGCCGGCCGGCTGGACGTCGAGCCGCGACGGGTTGAGGACGCCGGCTGA
- a CDS encoding 3-oxoacid CoA-transferase subunit A: protein MMRVCADPDEAVAGITDGSTVMIGGFGNAGMPFALIEALRRTGAQQLTVINNNAGNGDTGLAALLAAGQVSKIICSFPRQTDSWVFDDLYRSGRIELELVPQGNLAERIRAAGAGIGAFFTPTGYGTPLAAGKEARKIGGRWQILEYALPADVALIAADRADGVGNLVYRKTARNFAPIMASAASTTIVQVRELVPTGDLDPESVVTPAIFVDRVVMAEPYAAAKAAS, encoded by the coding sequence ATGATGCGGGTCTGCGCCGATCCGGACGAAGCGGTTGCCGGCATCACCGACGGTTCGACCGTCATGATCGGCGGCTTCGGCAACGCCGGCATGCCGTTCGCGTTGATCGAGGCGCTGCGCCGTACCGGCGCCCAGCAGCTGACCGTGATCAACAACAACGCCGGCAACGGAGACACCGGGCTGGCCGCACTGCTGGCCGCCGGTCAGGTCTCCAAGATCATCTGCTCCTTTCCGCGGCAGACCGACTCGTGGGTGTTCGACGACCTCTACAGGTCCGGTCGGATCGAGTTGGAGCTGGTGCCGCAAGGCAATCTCGCCGAACGGATCCGCGCAGCAGGCGCCGGCATCGGCGCCTTCTTCACCCCGACCGGCTACGGCACCCCGCTCGCCGCGGGCAAGGAGGCTCGCAAGATCGGTGGCCGCTGGCAGATCCTCGAGTACGCCCTGCCGGCCGACGTCGCACTGATCGCCGCGGATCGTGCCGACGGCGTCGGCAACCTCGTGTATCGCAAGACAGCAAGGAATTTCGCGCCGATCATGGCCAGCGCCGCCAGCACTACGATCGTCCAGGTCCGCGAGCTGGTACCGACCGGTGATCTTGATCCGGAGTCAGTGGTGACGCCGGCGATCTTCGTCGACCGGGTCGTGATGGCCGAGCCGTACGCAGCCGCGAAGGCGGCGTCGTGA
- a CDS encoding ABC transporter permease, translated as MVRFLIRRILLGLLVMWLITIGVFALFFIVPSDVARTLAGRQATPQTIALINHRLGLDQPLWKQYWHFLSNALHGDLGYDYYHGVAVTHIIAQALPITVSLAVGASILWLALGVYSGVVSATHPHSVADRSLTIFALFFYSMPSFYLGLLLLYFLYFRLTVSGHAWFPPGQYVPFSTSPAQWFQHLVLPWITLALLLAATYTRLTRSSMLDVLGEDYIRTARSKGISDGRVTYRHALRAALTPVVTQFGIDLGQLIGGVVVTETVFSLPGLGYTAIRAINQQDLPVIIGIVLFASAAVVAANILVDIGYAVLDPRVSVH; from the coding sequence ATGGTCAGGTTTCTCATCCGGCGCATCCTGCTCGGCCTGCTGGTGATGTGGTTGATCACCATCGGCGTTTTCGCGTTGTTCTTCATCGTGCCCAGCGATGTCGCTCGCACGCTGGCCGGCCGGCAGGCGACGCCGCAGACGATCGCGTTGATCAACCACCGGCTGGGCCTGGACCAGCCGTTGTGGAAGCAGTACTGGCATTTCCTCAGCAATGCGTTGCACGGCGACCTCGGCTACGACTACTACCACGGTGTCGCGGTCACCCACATCATCGCCCAAGCGTTGCCGATCACGGTTTCGCTGGCGGTCGGCGCCTCGATCCTCTGGCTGGCACTGGGCGTCTACAGCGGTGTGGTGTCGGCGACCCATCCGCACAGCGTGGCGGATCGCAGTCTGACGATCTTCGCGTTGTTCTTCTACTCGATGCCGTCGTTCTACCTCGGCCTGCTGCTGTTGTACTTCCTCTATTTCCGGCTCACCGTGTCCGGGCACGCCTGGTTCCCGCCGGGCCAGTACGTGCCGTTCAGTACCAGCCCGGCACAGTGGTTCCAGCATCTGGTGCTGCCCTGGATCACGCTGGCGCTGCTGCTGGCCGCCACGTACACCCGGCTGACTCGCAGCTCGATGCTGGACGTGCTCGGTGAGGACTACATCCGCACCGCCCGGTCGAAGGGCATCAGCGACGGCCGAGTCACCTATCGGCATGCGCTGCGTGCCGCACTGACCCCGGTGGTCACCCAGTTCGGTATTGATCTTGGTCAGCTGATCGGCGGCGTGGTGGTGACCGAAACCGTGTTCAGCCTTCCTGGCTTGGGATACACCGCGATCCGGGCGATCAACCAGCAGGACCTGCCGGTGATCATCGGCATCGTGCTCTTCGCCAGTGCCGCCGTGGTCGCCGCCAACATCCTGGTCGACATCGGCTACGCGGTCCTGGATCCACGAGTCAGCGTGCACTGA
- a CDS encoding thiamine pyrophosphate-binding protein: MSTDPEFTVSGVIAQTLARHLRHCFGLMGNGNAYLLDALAGTDVPFVAVRHEAGAVVAADAYYRACGRIAAATTTYGAGYTNTVTALAEAVRARTPLLLVTGDQPSTGARPWDVDQPGIAAAVGARTFVVGTDDAAAMTVAALQYALDHRAPVVLSIPYDLAAAGAGVQPTAAELIMPAPLAPDRTQIPALAGILDRAQHPLVLAGRGAWLSGASDVLARLAHRIGALTATSAGAPGVIGPAPDGLEVDLGICGGFADDDAAKLINSADVVLVAGARLNPFTMRHQTALGSDATVIQLDLADQATHPSVSHYLRGDVRLSAEALLAELGDAPVHRWRDRAANRSRHRDPGTGLAADGRLDPRSVAYRLNQLLPADRTVVSDGGHFIGWAPTYWDLPEPNRLILVGTEFQAIGMGFPSAVGAAAALPESTVVLTTGDGGGLMALADLDSMIRTVRRGVVVVWNDGYYGAELHQYGSLGLSTAPMRIRTADFAALGRALGAAGAVINTPDDLDQLARWLDAGSDGVFVADCRVSPHIRAPYMTTQLSLTS, from the coding sequence ATGTCCACCGACCCTGAATTCACCGTCTCCGGCGTGATCGCGCAGACCCTGGCACGGCACCTGCGCCACTGCTTCGGTCTGATGGGCAACGGAAACGCCTACCTGCTGGACGCGCTCGCCGGCACCGACGTGCCCTTCGTCGCGGTCCGCCACGAGGCCGGCGCCGTGGTCGCCGCGGACGCCTACTATCGCGCCTGCGGGCGCATCGCTGCCGCAACCACCACCTACGGCGCCGGCTACACCAACACGGTCACGGCGCTGGCCGAGGCGGTCCGGGCCCGGACGCCGCTGCTGCTGGTGACGGGTGATCAGCCGTCCACCGGGGCTCGGCCGTGGGATGTTGATCAACCGGGCATCGCGGCCGCGGTCGGCGCCCGAACCTTCGTCGTCGGTACCGACGATGCCGCCGCGATGACCGTGGCGGCGTTGCAGTACGCACTTGATCATCGAGCGCCCGTGGTGCTGTCCATTCCGTACGATCTGGCCGCGGCCGGAGCCGGCGTCCAGCCCACGGCCGCGGAGTTGATCATGCCCGCCCCGTTGGCTCCCGATCGGACGCAGATTCCTGCCCTGGCAGGGATTCTGGACCGTGCTCAGCATCCGCTCGTGCTGGCCGGACGTGGTGCCTGGCTGTCCGGGGCGTCCGACGTGCTGGCCCGGCTGGCGCATCGGATCGGTGCGTTGACGGCGACCAGCGCCGGCGCCCCCGGCGTGATCGGCCCGGCTCCCGACGGGCTCGAAGTTGATCTTGGTATCTGCGGCGGATTCGCCGACGACGACGCGGCGAAGTTGATCAACTCCGCAGACGTGGTGCTGGTGGCGGGCGCTCGGCTCAATCCTTTCACCATGCGACATCAGACGGCGCTCGGATCCGACGCCACGGTGATCCAACTCGACCTCGCCGATCAGGCAACGCATCCGTCGGTGTCGCATTACCTGCGTGGCGACGTACGGTTGAGCGCCGAGGCGTTGCTGGCCGAACTGGGCGACGCACCCGTGCACCGCTGGCGTGATCGAGCAGCCAACCGCTCTCGGCACCGCGATCCGGGCACCGGGCTGGCGGCGGACGGTCGACTGGACCCGCGGTCGGTGGCGTACCGGCTGAATCAGCTGCTCCCGGCCGACCGGACCGTGGTCTCCGACGGCGGCCACTTCATCGGCTGGGCACCGACCTACTGGGATCTGCCGGAGCCGAACCGGTTGATCCTGGTCGGTACGGAGTTCCAGGCGATCGGGATGGGATTCCCCAGTGCCGTCGGTGCTGCGGCCGCGCTGCCGGAGTCGACCGTGGTGCTGACCACCGGCGACGGTGGCGGGCTGATGGCGCTCGCCGACCTGGACAGCATGATCAGGACGGTACGCCGTGGCGTGGTCGTGGTCTGGAACGACGGTTACTACGGTGCCGAATTGCATCAGTACGGCAGCCTGGGGTTGTCTACTGCTCCGATGCGGATCCGTACCGCCGACTTCGCCGCCCTCGGTCGCGCCCTCGGAGCAGCCGGCGCGGTGATCAACACGCCGGATGATCTTGATCAGCTGGCCCGCTGGCTGGACGCCGGCAGCGACGGCGTCTTCGTCGCCGACTGTCGCGTGTCACCGCACATCCGCGCGCCGTACATGACCACCCAGCTCAGCCTGACCTCCTGA